From the genome of Azospira restricta, one region includes:
- a CDS encoding cupin domain-containing protein has protein sequence MPPRLVHFADPLPPPATDRPAPERALGPSPLRTTWEAYAAADGLSIGEWACEPGAWRIAFHDRRHEFFHVLEGRLRIVDEDGRAREFGAGDAGVIPAGFRGTFEVLAAVRKRYVMIDPPA, from the coding sequence ATGCCGCCCCGTCTCGTCCATTTCGCCGACCCGCTGCCGCCGCCCGCCACCGACCGGCCGGCGCCCGAGCGCGCGCTCGGCCCGTCGCCGCTGCGCACCACCTGGGAGGCCTACGCCGCGGCCGACGGCCTGTCGATCGGCGAGTGGGCCTGCGAACCCGGGGCCTGGCGGATCGCCTTCCACGACCGCCGCCACGAGTTCTTCCACGTCCTCGAAGGCCGCCTGCGCATCGTCGACGAGGACGGCCGCGCGCGCGAGTTCGGCGCCGGCGACGCCGGTGTGATCCCGGCCGGCTTCCGCGGCACCTTCGAGGTGCTGGCAGCGGTCAGGAAGCGCTACGTGATGATCGACCCGCCGGCTTGA
- a CDS encoding N-acetylmuramoyl-L-alanine amidase family protein, whose protein sequence is MKRRTFIVAAVLALSAAHAAEVALDVGHGLADPGAISARGRGEFEFNRDFAQALAPALEARGITVRAVNFDGAIGSLAARPQAAAGADFFLSLHHDSVREELLQEWEWNGETLSYSDAHAGFSLYVSRDNPAPEMSGRCASAIGAMLRRAGFVPTRHHFPKRPWADESNAVHVYDNLVVLYRTTLPAVLFEAGVIKHRDEELLLADPARRERMADAVATGVAACLYAGK, encoded by the coding sequence ATGAAGCGAAGAACGTTCATTGTAGCCGCGGTGCTGGCGCTGTCCGCGGCCCATGCCGCCGAAGTCGCGCTCGACGTCGGCCACGGCCTCGCCGACCCGGGCGCGATCAGCGCCCGCGGCCGGGGCGAGTTCGAATTCAACCGCGACTTCGCGCAGGCGCTCGCGCCGGCGCTGGAAGCGCGCGGCATCACGGTGCGCGCGGTCAACTTCGACGGCGCGATCGGCAGCCTCGCCGCACGGCCGCAGGCGGCGGCGGGCGCCGACTTCTTCCTGTCGCTGCATCACGATTCGGTGCGCGAGGAGCTGCTGCAGGAATGGGAATGGAACGGCGAGACGCTGAGCTACAGCGACGCGCACGCCGGCTTCTCGCTCTACGTGTCGCGCGACAACCCGGCGCCGGAGATGAGCGGCCGCTGCGCGTCGGCGATCGGCGCGATGCTGCGCCGCGCCGGCTTCGTGCCGACCCGCCACCACTTCCCGAAACGCCCGTGGGCCGACGAGAGCAACGCCGTGCATGTCTACGACAACCTGGTCGTCCTCTACCGCACGACGCTGCCGGCGGTGCTGTTCGAGGCCGGCGTCATCAAGCACCGCGACGAGGAGCTGCTGCTCGCCGACCCGGCGCGCCGGGAGCGCATGGCCGATGCGGTTGCCACCGGCGTCGCCGCCTGTCTCTACGCCGGGAAGTAG
- the murB gene encoding UDP-N-acetylmuramate dehydrogenase, with the protein MTNVPIESGADLRPRNTLALPARAARLATIRSADEARALAADPRWRGVPRFVLGGGSNLVLCGDFAGLVLQAALPGRALAGEDAEAVYVSAGAGENWHDFVQWTLAAGHPGLENLSLIPGTVGAAPIQNIGAYGLEVCERFAHLDALDLETGETRRFDAAACRFGYRDSVFKQQGWHLCGRFLILAVTFRLPRAWAPLTGYAEVAAELDRCGIARPTAAEVAAAVVAIRRRKLPDPATIPNAGSFFQNPVVAAEQAAALKAAHPALPTYAQADGRVKLAAGWLIEQAGWKGRNLGPVGMYEKQALILVNRGGATGADVRALAAAVQADVRARFGVALEPEPIYFPA; encoded by the coding sequence ATGACGAACGTCCCGATCGAATCCGGTGCCGATCTGCGCCCGCGCAACACGCTGGCGCTGCCGGCGCGCGCCGCCCGGCTGGCGACAATCCGCTCGGCCGACGAGGCGCGGGCGCTGGCCGCCGACCCGCGCTGGCGCGGCGTGCCGCGCTTCGTGCTCGGCGGCGGCAGCAACCTGGTGCTGTGCGGCGACTTCGCCGGGCTGGTGCTGCAGGCGGCGCTGCCCGGCCGCGCGCTCGCCGGCGAGGACGCCGAAGCCGTCTACGTCAGCGCCGGCGCCGGCGAGAACTGGCACGACTTCGTGCAGTGGACGCTCGCCGCCGGCCACCCGGGGCTGGAGAACCTGTCGCTGATCCCGGGCACCGTCGGCGCGGCGCCGATCCAGAACATCGGCGCCTACGGGCTGGAGGTGTGCGAGCGCTTCGCCCACCTCGACGCGCTCGACCTGGAGACCGGCGAGACGCGCCGCTTCGACGCCGCCGCCTGCCGCTTCGGCTACCGCGACAGCGTCTTCAAGCAGCAGGGCTGGCACCTGTGCGGCCGCTTCCTGATCCTCGCCGTGACCTTCCGCCTGCCTCGGGCGTGGGCGCCGCTGACCGGCTACGCCGAGGTCGCCGCCGAACTCGACCGTTGCGGCATCGCACGGCCGACCGCGGCCGAGGTCGCCGCCGCGGTGGTCGCCATCCGCCGGCGCAAGCTGCCCGACCCGGCGACGATCCCCAACGCCGGCAGCTTCTTCCAGAACCCGGTGGTCGCCGCCGAGCAGGCCGCGGCCCTGAAGGCGGCGCACCCGGCGCTGCCGACCTACGCGCAGGCCGACGGGCGGGTCAAGCTCGCCGCCGGCTGGCTGATCGAGCAGGCCGGCTGGAAGGGCCGCAACCTCGGCCCGGTCGGCATGTACGAAAAGCAGGCGCTGATCCTGGTCAACCGCGGCGGCGCCACCGGCGCCGACGTGCGCGCGCTGGCGGCGGCGGTGCAGGCCGACGTCCGCGCGCGCTTCGGCGTCGCCCTCGAACCCGAGCCGATCTACTTCCCGGCGTAG
- a CDS encoding DOMON-like domain-containing protein — MHLPADGCLTLHCHPATPALGLRAVGARVAFAGDTLHIAFRLAGELSRLRVPAAATPARTDELWRHTCGEAFVAAAGDPAYREFNFSPSGAWAAYAFAGYREPLRPPGGPAPAIACHADGDELVLEVALATAWLPAGDECELALTLVAEESGDDGAPQLSYWALRHTAGRPDFHRRDSFAARLPALP, encoded by the coding sequence ATGCATCTGCCCGCCGACGGCTGCCTGACCCTGCACTGCCACCCGGCGACGCCGGCGCTCGGGCTGCGCGCGGTCGGCGCGCGCGTCGCGTTCGCCGGGGACACGCTGCACATCGCCTTCCGCCTGGCCGGCGAGCTTTCCCGGCTGCGCGTGCCGGCGGCGGCGACTCCGGCGCGCACCGACGAACTGTGGCGGCATACCTGCGGCGAGGCCTTCGTCGCCGCCGCGGGCGACCCCGCCTACCGCGAGTTCAACTTCTCGCCGTCCGGCGCATGGGCGGCCTACGCCTTCGCCGGCTACCGGGAGCCGCTGCGGCCGCCGGGCGGGCCGGCGCCGGCGATCGCCTGCCATGCCGACGGCGACGAACTCGTGCTCGAGGTCGCACTCGCCACCGCCTGGCTGCCTGCCGGCGACGAATGCGAACTGGCGCTGACGCTGGTCGCCGAGGAAAGCGGTGACGACGGTGCGCCGCAGCTCTCCTACTGGGCGCTGCGCCACACCGCCGGGCGCCCCGATTTCCACCGCCGCGACAGCTTCGCCGCGAGGCTGCCGGCCCTGCCCTGA
- a CDS encoding exo-beta-N-acetylmuramidase NamZ domain-containing protein yields MTAKIRFGLDRLLADPALRRPLAGKRIALLAHPASVTRDLTHSLDALAALPELQLTAAFGPQHGLRGDKQDNMVESPDYVDPLLGIPVFSLYGEVRRPTEAMLDSFDVLLVDLQDLGCRIYTFITTLRYVLEAAARRGKAVWVLDRPNPAGRPVEGLTLRPGWESFVGAGAMPMRHGLTMGELARWFVATLQLDVDCQVVAMDGWQPDAAPGYGWPLGERSWVNPSPNAPNLSMARAYAGTVMLEGTTLSEGRGTTRPLELFGAPDLDARAVVAEMRALAPHWLKGCVLRECWFEPTFHKHAGRLCHGVQIHVEDPLHYDHAAFRPWRVQALAFKALRRLAPDYPLWRDFAYEYEHERLAIDLINGSPLLREWVDDAAAVPADLDALAARDEADWARVRQDYLLY; encoded by the coding sequence ATGACCGCCAAGATCCGCTTCGGCCTCGACCGCCTGCTCGCCGACCCCGCCCTGCGCCGCCCGCTCGCCGGCAAGCGCATCGCGCTGCTCGCCCATCCCGCGTCGGTGACGCGCGACCTGACCCATTCGCTCGATGCGCTCGCCGCGCTGCCCGAGCTGCAATTGACCGCCGCCTTCGGCCCGCAGCACGGGCTGCGCGGCGACAAGCAGGACAACATGGTCGAGTCGCCGGACTACGTCGACCCGCTGCTGGGCATCCCGGTGTTCAGCCTCTACGGCGAGGTGCGGCGGCCGACCGAGGCGATGCTGGACAGCTTCGACGTGCTGCTGGTCGACCTGCAGGACCTCGGCTGCCGCATCTACACCTTCATCACCACGCTGCGCTACGTGCTCGAAGCCGCGGCGCGGCGCGGCAAGGCGGTGTGGGTGCTCGACCGCCCGAACCCGGCCGGCCGCCCGGTCGAGGGGCTGACGCTGAGGCCCGGCTGGGAGAGCTTCGTCGGCGCCGGTGCGATGCCGATGCGGCACGGGCTGACGATGGGCGAGCTGGCGCGCTGGTTCGTCGCCACCTTGCAGCTCGACGTCGACTGCCAGGTGGTCGCGATGGACGGCTGGCAGCCGGACGCCGCGCCCGGCTACGGCTGGCCGTTGGGCGAGCGCAGCTGGGTGAACCCGAGCCCGAACGCGCCCAACCTGTCGATGGCCCGCGCCTACGCCGGCACGGTGATGCTGGAGGGAACGACGCTGTCGGAAGGGCGCGGTACGACGCGGCCGCTCGAACTGTTCGGTGCCCCCGACCTCGACGCGCGCGCCGTCGTCGCCGAGATGCGCGCGCTGGCGCCGCACTGGCTCAAGGGCTGCGTGCTGCGCGAGTGCTGGTTCGAGCCGACCTTCCACAAGCACGCCGGCCGGCTGTGCCATGGCGTGCAGATCCACGTCGAGGACCCGCTGCACTACGACCACGCCGCGTTCCGCCCGTGGCGCGTGCAGGCGCTGGCCTTCAAGGCGCTGCGCCGGCTCGCGCCCGACTACCCGCTGTGGCGCGACTTCGCCTACGAGTACGAGCACGAGCGGCTGGCGATCGACCTGATCAACGGCTCGCCGCTGCTGCGCGAATGGGTCGACGACGCGGCGGCGGTGCCGGCCGACCTCGACGCGCTCGCCGCGCGCGACGAAGCCGATTGGGCGCGCGTGCGGCAGGACTACCTGCTCTACTGA
- the argC gene encoding N-acetyl-gamma-glutamyl-phosphate reductase: MTFKVFIDGRHGTTGLKIDERLSIRPEIEILAIPEAQRKEPAVKAEFINAADAVFLCLPDAASRESVALLRPDNTRTRFLDASTAHRTHPDWVYGLPELNGGQRERVRRAQKVAVPGCHASGFIMLLAPLVAGGIVPKDYPVSTYSITGYSGGGKEMIASYEEPESLPEAMKSPRFYALGLTHKHLPEMQAQTGLAHAPLFTPIVGNFAQGMVVAVPLLPRLLPKKVTPADVQAYFAEYYAGEVFVKVMPLDAAPLLDNGFLPATACNDTNRAEIFVFGHGEQILLAARFDNLGKGASGAAIQCMNIMLGVDEATGLAV; the protein is encoded by the coding sequence ATGACTTTCAAGGTATTCATCGACGGCCGGCACGGCACCACCGGCCTGAAGATCGACGAGCGGCTCTCGATCCGCCCGGAGATCGAGATCCTCGCCATCCCCGAGGCGCAGCGCAAGGAACCGGCGGTCAAGGCCGAGTTCATCAACGCCGCCGACGCCGTCTTCCTCTGCCTGCCCGACGCGGCATCGCGGGAGTCGGTCGCCTTGCTGCGCCCGGACAACACGCGTACCCGCTTCCTCGACGCCTCGACCGCGCACCGCACGCACCCGGACTGGGTCTACGGCCTGCCCGAGCTCAACGGCGGCCAGCGCGAGCGCGTGCGCCGCGCGCAGAAGGTCGCCGTCCCCGGCTGCCACGCCAGCGGCTTCATCATGCTGCTGGCGCCGCTGGTCGCCGGCGGCATCGTGCCGAAGGACTACCCGGTCAGCACCTACTCGATCACCGGCTACAGCGGCGGCGGCAAGGAAATGATCGCCAGCTACGAGGAACCGGAAAGCCTGCCCGAGGCGATGAAGAGCCCGCGCTTCTACGCGCTCGGTCTCACCCACAAGCATCTGCCGGAAATGCAGGCGCAGACCGGCCTCGCGCACGCGCCGCTGTTCACGCCGATCGTCGGCAACTTCGCGCAGGGCATGGTCGTCGCGGTGCCGCTGCTGCCGCGCCTGCTGCCGAAGAAGGTGACGCCGGCCGACGTGCAGGCCTATTTCGCCGAGTATTATGCCGGCGAGGTGTTCGTCAAGGTGATGCCGCTCGACGCCGCGCCGCTGCTCGACAACGGCTTCCTGCCGGCGACCGCGTGCAACGACACCAACCGCGCCGAGATCTTCGTCTTCGGCCACGGCGAGCAGATCCTGCTCGCCGCCCGCTTCGACAACCTCGGCAAGGGCGCGTCCGGCGCCGCGATCCAGTGCATGAACATCATGCTCGGCGTCGACGAGGCGACCGGACTGGCAGTCTAG